One genomic region from Nocardia vinacea encodes:
- a CDS encoding RNA polymerase sigma factor, giving the protein MAEHTGRAAVAAIWRIESARIVGALARYTGDFALAEDLAQEALAEALVTWPRDGAPRNPAGWLLTVGRRRAIDAFRRRSALDERYAALARDLGEGGVVSGREPTRDAEDMLWDPDRIDDDVLALMFISCHPVLSREARLALTLRVVGGLTSDEIAKACLVPTATVQARITRAKKTLAAARVPFDVPSAQERAERLGSVLSVIYLIFTEGSTASSGDELIRSELAGEAQRLARVLARLVPNEPEVYGVLALLELSAARFPARTGPDGEPVLLEHQDRRRWDRAAIRRGRAALARAEQVGPGLGAYGLQAAIAECHAVAASVETTNWERIVLIYEALGRLAPSPVVDLNRAVAVSMAQGPAAALPIVDRLAAAGALSNSHLLSSVRGELLTRLGRNDEARTELERAAKLCGNERERTVLRRKLAELG; this is encoded by the coding sequence ATGGCTGAGCACACCGGCCGCGCGGCCGTCGCCGCCATCTGGCGCATCGAGTCGGCACGGATCGTCGGTGCACTCGCGCGGTACACCGGCGATTTCGCGCTGGCCGAGGACCTCGCCCAGGAGGCGCTGGCCGAGGCCCTGGTGACGTGGCCACGTGACGGCGCGCCCCGCAATCCCGCGGGGTGGTTGCTCACCGTGGGTCGACGTCGCGCGATCGACGCGTTCCGTCGGCGCTCCGCCCTCGACGAGAGATATGCCGCCCTCGCCCGTGATCTGGGCGAGGGCGGGGTGGTCTCCGGGCGCGAACCCACTCGCGATGCCGAGGACATGCTCTGGGATCCGGATCGGATCGATGACGACGTGCTCGCATTGATGTTCATCTCCTGCCACCCCGTGCTGTCGCGGGAAGCGAGGCTGGCACTCACCCTACGGGTGGTCGGCGGTCTGACCAGCGATGAGATCGCCAAGGCATGCCTCGTGCCGACCGCCACCGTGCAGGCCAGGATCACCCGCGCGAAAAAGACCTTGGCGGCGGCGCGGGTGCCGTTCGACGTGCCGTCGGCCCAAGAGCGGGCCGAGCGCCTCGGCTCGGTGCTCAGCGTGATCTATCTGATCTTCACCGAAGGCTCCACGGCCAGCTCTGGTGACGAGCTGATCCGATCCGAGCTGGCGGGCGAAGCACAGCGTCTCGCGCGGGTGCTTGCCCGGTTGGTGCCGAACGAGCCCGAGGTCTACGGCGTGCTCGCACTGCTCGAACTGAGCGCGGCGCGCTTCCCGGCCCGTACCGGACCGGACGGCGAGCCGGTCTTATTGGAGCACCAAGACCGTCGCCGCTGGGACCGTGCCGCGATCCGCCGGGGACGGGCCGCCCTGGCCCGCGCGGAGCAGGTCGGCCCTGGCCTCGGGGCCTACGGCTTGCAAGCGGCGATCGCCGAATGTCATGCCGTCGCAGCCTCGGTCGAGACGACGAACTGGGAGCGCATCGTGCTCATTTACGAGGCGCTCGGCAGACTTGCCCCGTCGCCGGTGGTCGATCTCAACCGGGCGGTGGCAGTCTCCATGGCCCAGGGGCCGGCCGCGGCGCTGCCGATCGTGGACAGGTTGGCGGCGGCTGGGGCGCTGTCGAATTCACATCTGCTGTCGAGCGTTCGCGGTGAGCTGCTCACCCGCCTGGGACGCAACGATGAGGCGCGGACCGAACTGGAGCGCGCGGCAAAGCTGTGCGGCAACGAACGCGAGCGAACGGTGCTGCGGCGCAAGCTCGCTGAGCTCGGCTGA
- a CDS encoding YciI family protein: MKYMLIWRATDEAYSGMENFDFDKMIETVGRYNEEMIRAGVLVAAEGLDDAADGVVVDYSSETPVVTDGPYGETKELFGGFYILNVASKEEAVEWAKRSPITGPGFKTEIRRVTTIDEFPQDNEWIQKERKWREATGQL, from the coding sequence ATGAAGTACATGCTGATCTGGCGCGCCACCGACGAGGCCTACTCGGGGATGGAGAATTTCGACTTCGACAAGATGATCGAGACCGTCGGTCGGTACAACGAGGAGATGATCCGGGCGGGCGTGCTGGTCGCCGCGGAGGGTCTCGACGACGCCGCCGATGGCGTGGTCGTCGACTATTCCTCCGAGACGCCCGTGGTCACCGACGGACCGTACGGCGAGACCAAGGAGCTGTTCGGCGGGTTCTACATTCTCAACGTGGCATCGAAGGAGGAAGCCGTGGAGTGGGCCAAACGGTCGCCGATCACCGGTCCCGGCTTCAAGACCGAGATCCGCCGGGTCACCACGATCGATGAGTTCCCGCAGGACAACGAGTGGATCCAGAAGGAGCGCAAATGGCGGGAAGCGACCGGTCAGCTCTGA
- a CDS encoding helix-turn-helix domain-containing protein, giving the protein MVVVTRPMRRDAARNRDRLLQEAAGVFTEQGLSGSLEEIARRAGVSIGTLYNHFPTRDALIGALLPPRLAAVDELAEQAAAEQDSWAALTGFVENLLTRLAADRGLLEAFTGDHPAAAQLAQACARGMTHLSTVLDRARRDGTLRADATDDDVVKLVWALSLLGDNAGESASQRSLRFVLDGLRAS; this is encoded by the coding sequence ATGGTCGTCGTGACTCGACCGATGCGCCGCGACGCGGCCCGCAACCGCGACCGGTTGCTGCAGGAAGCCGCCGGCGTGTTCACCGAACAAGGACTGTCCGGGTCGCTGGAGGAGATCGCACGGCGCGCCGGAGTCAGCATCGGCACGCTCTACAACCACTTCCCGACCCGCGACGCCCTCATCGGCGCACTGCTACCACCCCGCCTTGCCGCCGTGGACGAACTCGCCGAACAGGCTGCGGCTGAACAGGATTCCTGGGCCGCACTCACCGGTTTCGTCGAAAACCTGCTGACTCGACTCGCCGCCGACCGCGGACTGCTCGAAGCATTCACCGGCGATCACCCCGCCGCCGCACAACTCGCCCAGGCATGCGCGCGGGGAATGACACATCTGTCGACGGTGCTCGACCGCGCTCGCCGCGACGGGACGCTGCGGGCCGACGCCACCGACGACGACGTGGTGAAGCTTGTCTGGGCGCTGTCGCTGCTCGGCGACAACGCCGGCGAATCGGCATCGCAGCGATCCCTGCGGTTCGTGCTCGACGGTCTCCGCGCTTCCTGA
- a CDS encoding SDR family NAD(P)-dependent oxidoreductase: MTNSARTAVIVGVGPGLGMSMASRWGREGFRVALVSRSDARHGAYLADLAAQGIDATAHTADVTDPDRLTEVLDAISTSGNVEFVYYGPGPTQLPVPIAEIDVAIARSAFDWVWPAVHVVGAVLPGMLERGTGGLVFAGGLSSVRPMPMLGQLALAAAALRNYALTLNAALADRNIYAGTLTIGGLVERGDIHAMVTADPVKYGAAEGHTLDPDRIAETGWRMYETRERAEAVFDALGR; the protein is encoded by the coding sequence ATGACGAACAGCGCACGCACAGCCGTGATCGTCGGTGTCGGGCCGGGATTGGGCATGTCGATGGCCAGTCGGTGGGGTCGGGAAGGATTCCGGGTCGCGCTGGTCTCTCGCAGCGACGCCCGGCATGGTGCGTATCTGGCTGATCTCGCCGCACAGGGCATCGACGCCACCGCTCACACAGCCGATGTCACCGATCCGGATCGACTGACCGAGGTCCTGGATGCGATCAGCACCAGCGGAAATGTCGAGTTCGTGTATTACGGTCCCGGCCCGACGCAGCTGCCGGTTCCGATCGCGGAGATCGACGTCGCGATCGCGCGATCGGCATTCGACTGGGTATGGCCCGCGGTGCACGTCGTCGGCGCCGTGCTGCCCGGCATGCTCGAACGCGGTACCGGCGGGCTGGTTTTCGCGGGCGGGTTGTCCAGTGTGCGTCCCATGCCGATGCTGGGCCAACTGGCTTTGGCTGCCGCGGCGCTGCGCAACTACGCGCTCACCCTCAACGCCGCGCTGGCCGACCGCAATATTTACGCTGGAACGCTCACCATCGGCGGCTTGGTCGAACGCGGCGACATCCATGCCATGGTCACCGCTGATCCGGTGAAATATGGTGCTGCAGAAGGACATACGCTCGATCCGGACCGAATCGCCGAGACTGGCTGGCGTATGTACGAGACACGGGAGCGCGCCGAGGCAGTCTTCGACGCCCTCGGCCGGTAA
- a CDS encoding glycoside hydrolase family 1 protein → MRSRFRRYVLAALAAAASTLLLCTNSSAVPPIRSNALPVLDSDFLWGVASSGFQSEGHAPDSNWTRYIANSGADELRDSVDFYDRYASDIDLAAELGVKVFRIGIEWARVQPTPGTWDAAAFGFYDAVIAKIVAAGMRPMITLDHWVYPGWAADRGGWRNPGMVEDWLANMRTVVDRYASRNPLWVTVNEPVAYIVHETGRGAASAPEMLDRLAQAHNVIYDYIHQIQPGAQVTSNVGYVAGSEAQVNGEFVDRIANRLDYVGVDYYFAYDPVQSLLSSITRAIGSAMPQLPGQRIWELPVRTEGIYYALQYYSRRFPGKPLYIVENGMPTENGIPRGDGYTRSDHLRDTVYWIQRAKADGMNVIGYNYWSLTDNYEWGSYTPRFGLYTVDVRTDPTLTRRPTDGVGTYTQIVAAGGLPADYRPTRGPSICVLVDPPASCLSPVANP, encoded by the coding sequence ATGCGATCCCGGTTCCGTCGGTACGTCTTGGCCGCGCTCGCCGCCGCCGCGTCGACATTGCTGCTGTGCACGAACTCCTCGGCCGTCCCGCCGATCCGGTCGAACGCGCTACCGGTACTGGACTCGGATTTCCTCTGGGGTGTCGCGTCATCCGGGTTCCAGTCCGAAGGCCATGCGCCCGATAGCAATTGGACGCGTTACATCGCGAACTCCGGTGCCGACGAACTGCGCGATTCGGTCGACTTCTACGACCGGTACGCCTCCGACATCGACCTGGCGGCCGAGCTGGGTGTGAAGGTGTTCCGGATCGGGATCGAATGGGCTCGCGTACAGCCCACGCCGGGCACCTGGGATGCCGCCGCGTTCGGTTTCTACGACGCGGTGATCGCGAAGATCGTGGCTGCCGGGATGCGACCGATGATCACCCTGGACCACTGGGTCTATCCCGGCTGGGCCGCCGACCGCGGCGGCTGGCGCAATCCGGGCATGGTCGAGGATTGGCTGGCCAATATGCGCACGGTCGTCGACCGCTACGCATCCCGAAATCCATTGTGGGTCACCGTGAACGAGCCGGTCGCCTACATCGTGCACGAGACCGGCCGGGGCGCGGCGAGCGCACCCGAGATGCTCGACCGCCTCGCACAGGCCCACAACGTCATCTACGACTACATCCACCAGATCCAGCCCGGCGCCCAGGTGACCAGCAATGTCGGCTATGTGGCCGGCTCGGAGGCGCAGGTCAACGGCGAGTTCGTCGATCGCATCGCCAACCGGCTCGACTACGTGGGCGTCGATTACTACTTCGCATACGATCCGGTGCAGTCGCTGCTGAGTTCCATCACCAGGGCCATCGGGTCGGCAATGCCGCAGCTGCCCGGACAACGCATTTGGGAGCTGCCGGTGCGCACCGAAGGCATCTACTATGCGCTGCAATACTATTCGCGCCGCTTTCCGGGCAAACCGCTCTACATCGTCGAGAACGGGATGCCTACCGAGAACGGCATTCCCCGCGGCGACGGCTACACCCGCAGCGATCACCTGCGCGACACCGTCTACTGGATCCAGCGCGCCAAGGCCGACGGCATGAACGTCATCGGCTACAACTACTGGAGCCTCACCGATAACTACGAATGGGGCAGCTACACACCACGATTCGGCCTCTACACCGTCGACGTGCGCACCGATCCGACCCTCACCCGCCGTCCCACCGATGGTGTCGGCACCTACACCCAGATAGTCGCCGCGGGCGGTCTCCCCGCCGACTACCGCCCCACCCGCGGCCCGTCGATCTGCGTGCTCGTCGACCCACCGGCCAGCTGCCTGAGCCCGGTCGCAAACCCGTAG
- a CDS encoding VOC family protein, which produces MSCRLSELVVQCTDPVALSRFWCAVLDYVELGREEPEDGIEIGPPSGFGGAAPTLVFSRVDEPKTAKLRLHIDVNPVDRDQDAELERLLSLGARPADVDQTGAESWHVLQDPEGNEFCLLRQRLPEL; this is translated from the coding sequence ATGAGTTGCCGCCTGTCTGAACTGGTCGTCCAATGCACCGACCCCGTTGCCCTGTCCCGTTTCTGGTGCGCCGTGCTGGACTACGTCGAGCTGGGCAGGGAGGAACCGGAGGACGGCATCGAGATCGGGCCGCCGTCCGGATTCGGCGGGGCCGCTCCGACGCTGGTGTTCAGCCGGGTCGACGAGCCGAAGACCGCGAAGCTCCGGCTGCACATCGACGTGAACCCGGTCGACCGCGACCAGGACGCCGAACTGGAGCGGCTCCTGTCGCTCGGTGCGCGGCCGGCCGACGTCGATCAGACCGGTGCAGAGTCCTGGCACGTGCTGCAGGATCCGGAGGGCAACGAGTTCTGCCTGCTGCGTCAACGGTTGCCGGAGCTGTAG
- a CDS encoding glyoxalase: protein MNITINQAAIESVILEVPDAAAAEAFYTAAFGLGDKVRVRTSDAPTSGFRGFILSLVVSQPSTVDSLIGTAVAAGATTLKPAKKSFWGYGGVVQAPDGAIWKIATSSKKDTGPATREIDDFVVLLGVDDVKATKQFYVDHGLAVAKSFGSKYVEFETPASSIKLALYGRRAAAKDAGVPQEGTGAHRILIGGSAGAFTDPDGFAWEVVQA from the coding sequence ATGAACATCACCATTAACCAAGCCGCTATCGAATCCGTCATCCTCGAGGTGCCCGACGCTGCGGCCGCGGAGGCCTTCTACACCGCCGCGTTCGGTCTCGGCGACAAAGTGCGCGTCCGCACTTCGGATGCGCCGACGTCCGGCTTCCGTGGCTTCATCCTGTCGCTCGTGGTGTCGCAGCCGAGTACCGTCGACAGCCTCATCGGCACCGCTGTCGCCGCAGGCGCGACGACACTGAAGCCCGCCAAGAAGAGCTTCTGGGGCTACGGCGGCGTCGTCCAGGCGCCGGACGGGGCGATCTGGAAGATCGCGACGTCGTCGAAGAAGGACACCGGTCCGGCCACCCGCGAGATCGACGATTTCGTGGTCCTGCTCGGGGTCGACGACGTCAAGGCGACCAAGCAGTTCTACGTCGATCACGGCCTGGCCGTTGCGAAGAGCTTCGGTAGCAAGTACGTCGAGTTCGAAACCCCGGCGTCCTCGATCAAGCTGGCACTCTACGGGCGCCGTGCCGCCGCCAAGGATGCTGGTGTGCCGCAGGAGGGAACCGGGGCGCATCGGATCCTCATCGGGGGTAGTGCTGGAGCCTTCACCGATCCGGACGGGTTCGCGTGGGAGGTTGTCCAGGCCTGA
- a CDS encoding bifunctional 3'-5' exonuclease/DNA polymerase, translated as MRWAVAETGDGGATLCPLDQDGRPAGPVMREPSLAEAVRARPEVERWVWRSTAEIYRPLLAAGVRVERCYDVQAAEALLIGHEEGQSGQPRSLAAAWARLHNLPVPSDAPARAAETQPSLFESGPVPLPLGTDEFEALLEVYAGQLARTAKTEHPERMRLLLAAESAGMLVATEMSRSGIPWRADVHRELLDKLLGERFPGGLEPRRMAELADEVSRAFGEGVRVRPDLPNDIIRAFGRIGILLSSTRKWELQQIDHPAVAPLLAYKSLYRLYTAHGWSWLEQWVHGGRFRPEYLPGGTVSGRWTTNGGGALQIPKVIRQAIRADPGWRLVVADADQMEPRVLAAISRDTGLMEVAGRGEDLYADLADRIFGGDRAQAKIALLGAIYGQTSGDALTHMAELRRRYPAAVAYVDDAARAGEEGRLVRTWLGRTCPPASIASPDQVDGYASTPATRARGRFTRNFVVQGSAADWALLLLAGVRHAMASAGLRAELVFFQHDEVIVHCPAEEATAVADMIATAAETAGRIVFGPTPVRFPFTTAVVECYWDAK; from the coding sequence GTGAGATGGGCGGTGGCGGAAACGGGCGACGGAGGTGCAACTCTGTGTCCGCTCGATCAGGATGGTCGGCCCGCCGGACCAGTGATGCGTGAGCCCTCGCTCGCCGAGGCGGTGCGCGCACGGCCCGAGGTCGAACGGTGGGTTTGGCGATCCACGGCCGAGATCTACCGACCGCTGCTGGCGGCGGGCGTGCGGGTCGAGCGGTGCTACGACGTGCAGGCCGCGGAGGCGCTGCTCATCGGCCATGAGGAGGGTCAGTCGGGGCAGCCCCGCTCGCTGGCGGCGGCCTGGGCGCGACTACACAACCTGCCCGTCCCATCGGACGCGCCCGCGCGTGCCGCCGAGACCCAGCCATCGCTGTTCGAATCCGGCCCGGTACCTCTGCCACTCGGCACGGATGAGTTCGAGGCCCTATTGGAGGTCTACGCGGGTCAGCTGGCTCGTACGGCGAAGACCGAACATCCAGAACGTATGCGGCTGCTTCTTGCTGCCGAATCGGCGGGCATGCTGGTTGCCACGGAGATGTCCCGATCCGGGATCCCCTGGCGCGCCGACGTCCACCGCGAGCTGCTGGACAAGCTGCTGGGTGAGCGCTTTCCCGGCGGGCTGGAACCGCGCCGGATGGCGGAGTTGGCCGACGAAGTGTCGCGGGCCTTCGGGGAAGGTGTGCGGGTCCGGCCAGACCTGCCCAACGACATCATCAGAGCCTTCGGCCGCATCGGGATCTTGTTGTCCTCCACTCGAAAGTGGGAACTACAGCAGATCGATCACCCTGCCGTAGCGCCACTGCTGGCCTACAAATCGCTGTACCGCTTGTACACCGCCCACGGCTGGTCCTGGCTCGAGCAGTGGGTGCACGGCGGCCGCTTTCGTCCCGAATACCTGCCCGGTGGCACGGTTTCCGGCCGCTGGACCACCAACGGCGGCGGCGCTCTGCAGATCCCCAAGGTGATCCGTCAAGCGATACGCGCGGACCCCGGATGGCGTCTGGTGGTCGCCGACGCCGACCAAATGGAGCCGCGAGTCCTTGCCGCAATCTCCCGCGACACGGGATTGATGGAGGTGGCCGGTCGCGGCGAAGACCTGTACGCCGATCTGGCGGACCGTATCTTCGGCGGCGACCGCGCCCAGGCCAAAATCGCCCTACTGGGCGCCATCTACGGCCAGACCTCCGGCGATGCCCTCACTCACATGGCCGAACTGCGCCGACGTTATCCGGCCGCGGTGGCGTATGTCGACGACGCGGCTCGCGCCGGTGAAGAGGGCCGCTTGGTGCGCACTTGGCTCGGGCGCACCTGTCCCCCGGCCTCCATCGCATCGCCCGACCAGGTGGACGGGTATGCCAGCACCCCTGCGACGCGTGCTCGCGGCCGCTTCACGCGGAACTTCGTGGTGCAGGGCAGCGCCGCCGACTGGGCCTTGCTGCTATTGGCGGGTGTGCGTCATGCGATGGCAAGCGCCGGACTCCGCGCCGAACTGGTCTTCTTCCAGCACGACGAGGTAATCGTGCACTGCCCAGCCGAGGAAGCCACGGCGGTCGCCGACATGATCGCGACTGCGGCAGAGACCGCAGGCCGGATCGTCTTCGGGCCGACACCGGTCCGGTTCCCGTTCACGACAGCAGTGGTCGAGTGCTACTGGGACGCCAAGTGA